A stretch of DNA from Gimesia chilikensis:
CCGCATTCAGGGCGAACTGTGGCGCGTGGATGCACGGGGGCTGGAAGTCCTTGATGAAGTCGAAGGGGTTGCCGAACAACTCTATGCCCGGGAAAGCATTGAACTCGAGTCGCCGCTGATTTCCACGGGAGTGCAGGCTTACTTCTATCTGCCCGATGTCTCGCAGCTGCCCCGTCTGGGAGATTGCTGGACCCGACAGACCTGAATTTCCATGGGAGACGCTTGTGATTTTTCGTTCAGCGCCTCACAATGGCGCTGCTGACTCAAATCGCTTTTGGAGAACCCGTCATGTCTGCGCCCACCAAAGCCCGCAGAACCGTATCCTACGCATCGTTACAGGAAATTGCTGACGACGCACAACGTCTCCATGCTGCTGGTGCCCCCACCACGGGAAACTGGTCGCAGGGGCAGATCTATGATCATCTGGCACGATTGATGGATGGCTCTCTGGACGGCTTCGACTTCACCGCTGCCTGGCCGTTACGCAAGATTTCGAAGTGGATTTTCAAACCACTGATTTTCAAGAAAGGCATGCCCGCCGGTTTCAAATTGAAAGGGGATGCCGGCAGAGTCCTCCTTCCAGATCCAGTCGCAGACCAGGCGGGGCTCGATCATCTGTTGCAGGCGATTTACCGTCTGCAGAACGAATCGCAGCGTCACCCCAGCCCCGTGCTCGAGGAACTGACCCGCGAAGAGTGGGATCTGCTGCATCGTCGACACGCCGAACTGCACATGAGTTTCATCGCCGAACCGGAAGCCTGACCTCCCACCCCATCGAGGATCGACGTGGACGACGAACCGAATTCTCCCCCAACGGAGCCCGCACGACCGAAAACATTCGACGAACGCCTCCGCAGTTGGAGCCTGCTCAAGCGTCTGCTGCTCGCCTTCTGTCTGCTCACTGCATCTTACATCACAGCGGCGGGTACCGGATTGATGATCCTGCTCATGCTGGCTTTCTCGACTGACGGCTGCCAGCACTTTCCCGATATGCTCGGCTTCTTCGTCTTTCAGTTTCCCATTTACGCACTGGGAATCTGTACCGCCCTGCCGGCCCTGTTTCTGGCCTGTGCCTGTTCAATCCGCTGGATCGTAGGCTCGATCTTTTTCTGCGTGGGTCTTTGTGCGTTCTGGCTTGTGGGGGGCTTCATCGCAATCGTGATGGCCTGTCAGTAGAGGTATCCGCCCGCGGCGTCTATAATGCCGCTGCAGTGATCTAATGACACACAGTGAATGACCGGAAAGGGATGCAATGGCAGAGTCGCAGGGAAACAGAATCATCGTCGTGGGAGGAGTCGCAGGGGGCGCCAGTGCTGCAGCCCGGGCACGTCGCTGCGATGAACACGCGGAAATTATTCTGTTTGAGAAAGACGAATACGTCTCTTTCGCCAACTGTGGTCTGCCCTATTTTATCGGCGAGGAAATCACCGAACGCAGCAAGCTGCTCGTCGCGACACCCGAGCTGTTTCGAAACCGCTTTAACATCGATGTCCGCACCCGGCACCTGGTACAATCAGTCAACGTCGAAAACAAAACCGTCTCGGTTCTCAATCGGGAGTCGGGTGAGGTGAGCGAAGAGCCCTGGGATCGGCTGATTCTCTCTACCGGTGCGGCCCCGATCACGCCCCCTTTGCCGGGCATCGAATCCGAAAACGTATTCACACTCCGTAATCTGAACGACGCAGATGCCATCAAGGCCTTTATCGCGGAGCACGGCTGCCAGAAAGCGGTCGTGGTGGGGGCCGGCTTTATCGGACTGGAGATGGTGGAACAGCTGCATCATCTGAAACTGGAGACAGATCTGGTCGAACTGCAGCCCCAGGTCCTGCCTCCACTCGATCCGGAAATGGCCCGCCTCGTTCAGAACGAACTGATCGATCACGACATCAAGGTGCATCTGGGAACAGCCGTCGTGACGATCCAGACTGAAAACAACACAGCCACCGGAGTCGAACTCGGTAACGGAACACAGATCGCTGCAGACCTGGTCATCCTGGGAATCGGCGTTTCCCCGGCGATTGAACTGGCCCAGGCCGCAGGCATTGAAATCGGCGCACGGGGCGGCATTGCCGTGAATGACTTCATGCAGACATCGCATCCAGACGTTTACGCGGTCGGCGACGCCGTCGAATATCAGCACGGCGTTCTGGGAACACCCCAGCGCATTCCGCTCGCCGGTCCCGCGAATCGCGCCGGACGTATCGCCGGTCAACATGCCGCCAGCACCTCGGCCGACCCGATGATTGCCCCCATGGGAACGGCCATTGTCCGTGTCTTTGGTATCACCGCAGCGTTGACGGGACTCAGTAAAAAGTTCGCGGAACTCACTCAACGTAAAAATCGTTCCATCATCGTTGTCGGCAAACATCACGCCGGCTATTTCCCCGGAGCCCAGCAGCTGTTTCTCAAGCTGACCTACGATCCTGAATCAGAGCGGATTCTGGGCGCCCAGTCTGTCGGTCGTGAAGGCGTCGATAAACGTATCGATGTGATCGCCACTGCGATGAAGTTTAAAGGCACCGTCCGCGATCTGGCCGGTGTCGATCTCTGTTATGCTCCGCCCTTCGGTTCGGCCAAGGATCCGGTCCACATAGCGGCGTTCGTTGCCTGCAACGATCTGGATGAGCTGACCCGCATCATCGAAGTCGATGCCGACCTCTCTGCTTATCAGATTCTCGATGTCCGTTCCCAACAGGAAGTCGACACGTTCCGCTTCCCCGAGATTACGCACATTCCCGTCGACGAACTCCGCGGTAGGCTGGGTGAACTCGATGCGTCGCGGCCGATCATCACCGTCTGCCATTCCGGGATGCGGGCTTATATCGCCGCCCGGATCCTGCAGCAGTCGGGTTTCGAAGACGTCCACAATCTCACCGGCGGCATGCTCATGCAACGCTTCGCCCGACCGGAGCTGTTTGAATAATTTATCCTGCTCAATAATCTGGAAACCCACACCACACGATGTTCGCCGACTTCGCTCTCATCTCGGTTCTGCTGGTCATCTCGCATCTTTTACGTTCCCGACTGCGTCTCCTGCAGAATCTGCTGATTCCCGCACCCATCCTGGCGGGCTTCCTCGGATTGATCGGCGGCCCGCAACTGCTGGGCTGGCTTCCCTTCAGTCTCACCGGGGAAGGCAAGATCGCGATGGAGCGTTATCCCTATGAACTGATCGCGATTCTGTTCGCAACCCTTTTTCTCGGACATCAGCCCCACCGTCCCACGCTGCGAACCATGCTCCGCGATGTCGGCGATACCTGGTTCTATAATTTCGCTGCCTACATCGGACAGTTCGGCGTCGCCCTCCTGTTTGGTCTGTATATTCTGCCTTTGATGTTTCCTGATCTCAATCCCGGCTTTGCCCTGATGATGCCCGCCGGCTTCGCGGGGGGACACGGCACAGCGGCCGCGGTCAGCGAATCCCTGCAGGCAGGTGGCTTCAATGACGCACAAAGCCTGGGCTTCACGTTTGCCACGATTGGTCTGCTGATCGGGATCTTCGGCGGTCTGACGTTGATTAACATCGCTACCCGACGGGGCTGGACGCACCTGGTCTCTTCCGCACAGGAACTGCCCGAGAGCACCCGCTCCGGTTTTCTCACTCCGGAAGAACAGACCTCAATGGGCACCAGCACTGTCAGTGCCATGTCCCTTGATCCACTTACCTGGCACTTCGCGATCGTGATGACCGCGTTCGGCGGTGCACACGGAATCGATTACCTGTTTCGACACGTACTCGAATCCAAAATCATTCTGCCCCTGTTCGCAGTGGCGCTGCTGGTCAGTGCGGTGTTACAACTGGTACTCGAACTCTGTCACATCGGCAAGTATGTCGATCGG
This window harbors:
- a CDS encoding FAD-dependent oxidoreductase codes for the protein MAESQGNRIIVVGGVAGGASAAARARRCDEHAEIILFEKDEYVSFANCGLPYFIGEEITERSKLLVATPELFRNRFNIDVRTRHLVQSVNVENKTVSVLNRESGEVSEEPWDRLILSTGAAPITPPLPGIESENVFTLRNLNDADAIKAFIAEHGCQKAVVVGAGFIGLEMVEQLHHLKLETDLVELQPQVLPPLDPEMARLVQNELIDHDIKVHLGTAVVTIQTENNTATGVELGNGTQIAADLVILGIGVSPAIELAQAAGIEIGARGGIAVNDFMQTSHPDVYAVGDAVEYQHGVLGTPQRIPLAGPANRAGRIAGQHAASTSADPMIAPMGTAIVRVFGITAALTGLSKKFAELTQRKNRSIIVVGKHHAGYFPGAQQLFLKLTYDPESERILGAQSVGREGVDKRIDVIATAMKFKGTVRDLAGVDLCYAPPFGSAKDPVHIAAFVACNDLDELTRIIEVDADLSAYQILDVRSQQEVDTFRFPEITHIPVDELRGRLGELDASRPIITVCHSGMRAYIAARILQQSGFEDVHNLTGGMLMQRFARPELFE
- a CDS encoding sodium/glutamate symporter; translated protein: MFADFALISVLLVISHLLRSRLRLLQNLLIPAPILAGFLGLIGGPQLLGWLPFSLTGEGKIAMERYPYELIAILFATLFLGHQPHRPTLRTMLRDVGDTWFYNFAAYIGQFGVALLFGLYILPLMFPDLNPGFALMMPAGFAGGHGTAAAVSESLQAGGFNDAQSLGFTFATIGLLIGIFGGLTLINIATRRGWTHLVSSAQELPESTRSGFLTPEEQTSMGTSTVSAMSLDPLTWHFAIVMTAFGGAHGIDYLFRHVLESKIILPLFAVALLVSAVLQLVLELCHIGKYVDRQVMARIGSSVSDYLIAFAVASIKISVVVEYMAPLIVMSLLGFLYAIGMLWFLGRHLFHNFWFERSIFAYGWMTGVVGIGVLLLRIVDPQLKSKTLQDYGLAFVGISPLEILLIVVVPPLVARQIILAPAIVIVVIAVACFALSAYLVGWYRTPPGEFRPGEQEIIDELKSP
- a CDS encoding DUF1569 domain-containing protein produces the protein MSAPTKARRTVSYASLQEIADDAQRLHAAGAPTTGNWSQGQIYDHLARLMDGSLDGFDFTAAWPLRKISKWIFKPLIFKKGMPAGFKLKGDAGRVLLPDPVADQAGLDHLLQAIYRLQNESQRHPSPVLEELTREEWDLLHRRHAELHMSFIAEPEA